The Deltaproteobacteria bacterium genome includes the window TCTGGTTATGCTGGCCGATTCTATTGAAGCCGCCTCCAGAACCCTGGTGGACCCCGCTCCGGCCCGTATTCAGGGTCTGGTGCAAAAGATCATTCAGAACGCCATTTCCGACGGGCAATTAGATGAATGCGACTTGACTTTAAAGGACCTTTCTCTCATCGCCGTAAGTTTCAATAAAATTCTGAACGGGATCTTCCATCACCGGATCGAATATCCCGGGTCTCCCGTTAAGGGTGGAACAACCAGGAAAAAAACCGATGGAACTACAGATAAACAATCGACAGAATTTGATAGACCAGGCCGAGATCCGGAAAATCTGCCGCCAGATCTTAGACTCCTGGGAAACCCCTGAGGGGGAAGTCAGCCTTCTTTTTGTCGAAGACCGGGAAATGGCCCGGTATAACCGGAAGTACCTCGACAGGAAAGGCCCGACCAATGTCCTGGCCTTTCCCATGAAAGAAGGCCTCTATCCGGAGGTGAGTCCCCTTCTCTGGGGAGATGTGGTCATTTCCACCGAAACCGCCCTGAGAGAGGCTGGGGAAGCAGGGATTTCCCTGGCCGACCGGATCCGCTTTTTGCTGATCCATGGTCTTTTACATCTGATGGGCTATGATCACGAAGGCTCCCGGTACGAGGCCCGAAGGATGGAGGCCAAAACCGAAGAAATAATCAACCGTATCGAGGTGAATAAAAAGGAGGAAAGAAGCATGCAAGTTCCCCGTTTGGCCGTTAATGTGGATCACGTGGCTACGGTCCGCCAGGCCAGAAAGATTAATGAACCCGACCCGGTCATAGCCGCCGGCATAGCCGAACTGGCCGGGGCCGAAGGGATTATCGTTCACCTGCGCGAGGATCGGAGGCATATTCAGGATCGCGATCTTTTCATATTGAAAGAAACCATCAAAACCAAATTGAATTTGGAAATGGCCGCAGCCGAAGAAATCATAAGGATCGCCCTGAAAGTCCGTCCTCCGATGGTTACCCTCGTCCCGGAAAAGAGACAGGAGTTGACCACCGAAGGGGGACTCGACGTTCGGGGACAGCAGAAAAGCCTGAAAGAAACGGTCCGCCGGTTGCACAAGGGGAAGATAGCCGTAAGCCTGTTTGTGGATGCCGATCCGGCTCAGATCCGGGCCTCCAGTGAAATAGGGGCTGACATTATCGAACTCCATACCGGTCATTATGCCGAGGCCAAAAAAGAATCCGAGGCCATGCGGCTTTTTGAGCGCATTGTAAATGGCGCCCAGTTGGGTGTTCAACTGGGGATGAAGGTCAGCGCCGGACACGGGCTTAATTACACCAATATTAAACGGTTTCAGGGTCTGGAAGAAATCGAGGAATACAGCATCGGCCATAGTATCATAGCCCGGGCAATCTATGTGGGGTTGGACCTGGCTGTGCGCGACATGGTAGCCCTGGTGGAACAATTATAAGCCTGTACGATTTCGGATTTCGGATTGCGGATTGCGGAATTTGAAAAAGGCAGAAATAATATGACTAATGAAGTAATCGCTTTACCTTCCTTCGACATTCAGGATTCGATATTCAAGATTCGATATTTCCTGTTTTTAACGCCTCCATGGAGTATGAGGCCGGACCAGGAAATTTTCGGGTAGTAAGCCGGCCAGCTTCCCGGGCATGGAGCCAAGATTAAAGGCTGTTTCAGAGACCCTGGAATCAAAAGGCAGGCTCCCCCAATAAGGCACACCGGAAATCCCGGAAATCACCGCCGGGGCCGTCTTCTCCGCCAGTCCGGGCCTTCCTTTCCGGCCATTAAAAAGAAATCCAAGGACCGGCAGGCCCCTTTGCTTTAATAGAAAAAGGGTCATCAGGGTATGATTGATGGTCCCTAATGACGGTCTGGCCACCACCAGCGTCGGCAACCGCAATTTTTCAATCAGGTCGATCACCAGAACCTTTTTTTTCAAGGGAACCAATATCCCGCCCACCCCTTCGACAACCAGGAAGGGATATCGTTTTTGAAGGAGTTGAAATTTTTGAATGATCGTCCGGAGCTTCCAGTCAGTCCGGGTTATTTCTGCTGCTGTCAGCGGAGCCAGGGGTGGCACCAGGCAGACCGGGTTGATCCGATCAAGGGGATCATCTATACCGGTGGTTTTTCGGACGAAATCCACATCCGGGGCTATAAGCCCCCGAGGGGTTCTAACGGCCCCGCTGGCCACCGGTTTGAAATAGCCGACCTCCATTCCCTGCCTTTTAAAGGCCTTGATTAAACCGGCCGCCACCACAGTCTTGCCAACACCGGTATCCGTGCCGGTGATGAAAAGACCGCCGGCGGTTTTAAATTGATTGGTTTTCATTCCATTCCTTCCTTCAATCGATTCCACTCGTCAGACTTCATGATTCGATATTCAATATTCGTATTTCCGAACTACCTCTCATGCCCCATAAGGGCGCTACGGGGCATGAAAGCAGGTCTGCAGAAGGCTATAGGCTATAGGCAATGGGCAATAAGTAAAAAGATTTTTCGGATTTTTCTTTTCCTATAGCCTATAGCCTCTTGCCTCTTGCCTATCTCCTGTTTTTCCGATCTTGGACCTTAAACCTTGGACCTTGAACCTACTTTTCTTATTAAAACACCTTCCCCAAAGCATCCAACAAGATATCCAGGTGTTCTTTGGTGTGCGTAGCCATCAAACTGATCCGCAAACGG containing:
- a CDS encoding pyridoxine 5'-phosphate synthase; protein product: MELQINNRQNLIDQAEIRKICRQILDSWETPEGEVSLLFVEDREMARYNRKYLDRKGPTNVLAFPMKEGLYPEVSPLLWGDVVISTETALREAGEAGISLADRIRFLLIHGLLHLMGYDHEGSRYEARRMEAKTEEIINRIEVNKKEERSMQVPRLAVNVDHVATVRQARKINEPDPVIAAGIAELAGAEGIIVHLREDRRHIQDRDLFILKETIKTKLNLEMAAAEEIIRIALKVRPPMVTLVPEKRQELTTEGGLDVRGQQKSLKETVRRLHKGKIAVSLFVDADPAQIRASSEIGADIIELHTGHYAEAKKESEAMRLFERIVNGAQLGVQLGMKVSAGHGLNYTNIKRFQGLEEIEEYSIGHSIIARAIYVGLDLAVRDMVALVEQL
- the bioD gene encoding dethiobiotin synthase yields the protein MKTNQFKTAGGLFITGTDTGVGKTVVAAGLIKAFKRQGMEVGYFKPVASGAVRTPRGLIAPDVDFVRKTTGIDDPLDRINPVCLVPPLAPLTAAEITRTDWKLRTIIQKFQLLQKRYPFLVVEGVGGILVPLKKKVLVIDLIEKLRLPTLVVARPSLGTINHTLMTLFLLKQRGLPVLGFLFNGRKGRPGLAEKTAPAVISGISGVPYWGSLPFDSRVSETAFNLGSMPGKLAGLLPENFLVRPHTPWRR